Proteins from a genomic interval of Qipengyuania sp. JC766:
- a CDS encoding TonB-dependent receptor: MKIRTALSNGVSKTAFALALVSGGMGLSPVAYAQTTQPDTPEQEDEGRPVTDPDEADGTIIIVEGFRASLESAIAEKRNSDQIVESVTAEDIGKLPDASIGESIARLPGLTSQRLNGRANVVAIRGFGPDFSQTLLNGREQTTTSDNRSVELDQYPSEVVNQVVVYKSPTASLVGQGLVGTIDIRTIRPLEVNRRVLAFGARGSWADIGALNAGSKEFGYRLNAAYVDQFADDTIGLSLAASYVDEPYQLQEFNAWGYAGDGTAASPSVIGGSKSYVTSTQLKRFGLNSTLQVEPTDTIVVTLDGFYSNFDDDQTKRGIELPLAFGGGFDTDPFDPATGTVEDGFATSGRFEDVRGVVRNDVFQREADLYSFGFNVNHNGNDGWNAFFDFGYSRTDRNELSLESYAGTGFNGDGGDPQGDGTSPSDSIGFVSGLTGTVFDPTLNYGDPNLIVLTDPLGWGGGPVPQAGYSNNRIVDDELFQFRVEVEKELEDSFISGIQFGMNYTTREKSLTPDEAFVRLPNSALTAAIPAQFLLRATDLSYLGLGPVVSYDPRDLIDAGILVLEPRVATGPNAAADVLGKGYTINEDLMTAYLQANIEQEMGSATLTGNFGVQVIHTEQKSTGFIFSPAGPEERTFGDSYWDVLPSANLSLRLASDTVIRVAAAREIMRSRLDDTRLSIGYGIDNAVPGGIIRGGGGNPFLRPYRANAADFNIEQYFGQGGVVALQLFYKDIKSFIFNGRFAFDYVGFPEPTGADAFPNLPSLGTLDAPINTGGGDLYGAELALTMPFGDIIPALEGFGVTGGASYTKTNVEDAAGNETQIPGYSEWVINGTGYFEKDGFNARGSVRYRSSFLGDFTGFGGSPVRRTALGETIVDAQIGYDFQPGSALEGLSLYLQGQNLTDERFASVGAERLQVVDYQIYGRRFLAGFTYKFQ; the protein is encoded by the coding sequence ATGAAAATTCGCACTGCGCTTAGCAATGGCGTCAGCAAGACTGCCTTCGCACTGGCTCTGGTTTCGGGGGGCATGGGCCTCTCTCCGGTCGCCTATGCGCAGACCACCCAGCCGGACACGCCCGAACAGGAAGACGAGGGCCGCCCGGTCACCGATCCCGACGAAGCCGATGGCACGATCATCATCGTCGAGGGCTTTCGCGCATCGCTCGAAAGCGCCATCGCGGAAAAGCGCAACAGCGACCAGATCGTGGAATCGGTCACTGCCGAGGACATCGGAAAGCTGCCCGACGCGTCCATCGGCGAATCGATTGCCCGCTTGCCGGGTCTTACTTCCCAGCGCCTGAACGGGCGCGCCAATGTGGTCGCCATTCGCGGTTTCGGTCCCGATTTCTCCCAGACGCTGCTCAACGGGCGCGAGCAGACGACGACCAGCGACAACCGCTCGGTCGAACTCGACCAGTATCCCTCCGAGGTCGTGAACCAGGTCGTGGTCTACAAGTCGCCGACCGCCTCGCTGGTGGGTCAGGGTCTTGTCGGAACGATCGATATCCGCACCATCCGTCCGCTGGAAGTCAATCGCCGCGTCCTTGCCTTCGGTGCCCGCGGAAGCTGGGCCGACATCGGCGCGCTCAACGCAGGCTCCAAGGAGTTCGGCTATCGATTGAATGCGGCCTATGTGGACCAGTTCGCCGACGACACGATCGGCCTGTCGCTTGCTGCTTCCTATGTCGACGAGCCGTACCAGTTGCAGGAATTCAATGCCTGGGGATATGCCGGAGACGGCACCGCCGCATCGCCGTCGGTGATCGGCGGATCGAAGAGCTACGTCACCTCGACCCAGCTGAAGCGGTTCGGTCTCAATAGCACGCTTCAAGTGGAGCCCACCGATACCATCGTCGTCACGCTGGACGGGTTCTATTCGAACTTCGACGACGACCAGACGAAGCGCGGCATCGAATTGCCGCTGGCCTTCGGCGGGGGCTTCGATACCGATCCCTTCGATCCGGCGACTGGCACGGTCGAGGACGGTTTTGCCACATCGGGCCGCTTCGAGGATGTGCGCGGTGTCGTGCGCAACGACGTCTTCCAGCGTGAGGCCGATCTGTATTCCTTCGGGTTCAACGTGAACCATAACGGCAATGACGGATGGAACGCGTTCTTCGATTTCGGATATTCGCGTACCGACCGCAACGAGCTCAGCCTCGAAAGCTATGCAGGTACCGGCTTCAACGGTGATGGCGGCGATCCCCAGGGCGACGGGACGAGCCCGTCCGATTCGATCGGCTTCGTGTCCGGCCTGACGGGTACGGTCTTCGATCCGACGCTGAATTACGGCGATCCCAACCTTATCGTGCTGACCGATCCGCTGGGATGGGGCGGCGGTCCCGTTCCCCAGGCCGGTTACTCCAACAACCGGATCGTGGACGACGAGCTCTTCCAGTTCAGAGTCGAGGTGGAGAAGGAACTGGAGGACAGCTTCATCAGCGGCATCCAGTTCGGCATGAACTACACGACGCGCGAGAAGAGCCTTACGCCCGACGAGGCATTCGTACGCCTGCCCAATAGCGCGCTGACCGCCGCCATTCCCGCGCAGTTCCTGCTACGCGCGACCGACCTCAGCTATCTCGGTCTGGGCCCGGTCGTGAGCTACGACCCGCGCGACCTGATCGATGCGGGCATCCTGGTGCTCGAGCCTCGCGTCGCGACCGGCCCGAACGCGGCGGCCGACGTCCTAGGCAAGGGCTACACGATCAACGAAGATCTGATGACCGCCTATCTGCAGGCCAATATCGAGCAGGAGATGGGCAGCGCCACGCTTACCGGCAATTTCGGCGTGCAGGTGATTCACACCGAACAGAAGTCTACCGGCTTCATCTTCTCGCCGGCAGGTCCGGAAGAGCGGACGTTCGGTGACAGCTACTGGGATGTCCTGCCGAGCGCGAACCTCTCGCTGCGCCTCGCGAGCGACACGGTCATTCGCGTGGCCGCCGCTCGCGAGATCATGCGGTCCCGTCTGGATGATACGCGGCTCTCGATCGGGTACGGCATCGACAACGCAGTCCCCGGCGGCATCATTCGCGGCGGTGGCGGCAACCCGTTCCTTAGGCCGTACCGGGCGAACGCTGCCGATTTCAACATCGAGCAGTATTTCGGGCAGGGCGGCGTCGTGGCGCTCCAGCTGTTCTACAAGGACATCAAGAGCTTCATTTTCAACGGCCGGTTCGCTTTCGACTATGTTGGCTTCCCGGAGCCGACCGGGGCGGACGCATTCCCGAACCTGCCTTCGCTCGGCACGCTCGATGCGCCGATCAACACTGGCGGCGGCGACCTTTACGGAGCGGAACTGGCCCTGACGATGCCGTTCGGCGACATCATCCCGGCGCTGGAAGGGTTCGGCGTGACAGGCGGGGCCAGCTACACCAAGACGAATGTCGAGGATGCCGCCGGCAACGAAACGCAGATCCCGGGTTATTCGGAATGGGTCATCAACGGGACCGGCTATTTCGAGAAGGACGGCTTCAACGCGCGTGGCAGCGTCCGCTATCGCTCGTCCTTCCTTGGCGATTTCACCGGCTTCGGCGGCTCGCCCGTTCGCCGGACGGCGCTTGGCGAGACGATCGTAGATGCGCAGATCGGCTATGACTTCCAGCCCGGTTCCGCGCTGGAAGGCCTGTCGCTCTACCTGCAGGGCCAGAACCTGACGGACGAGCGTTTCGCTTCGGTCGGTGCCGAACGGCTGCAGGTGGTGGATTACCAGATCTACGGCCGTCGCTTCCTCGCGGGCTTCACCTACAAGTTCCAGTGA